One region of Streptomyces rishiriensis genomic DNA includes:
- a CDS encoding NAD(P)H-hydrate dehydratase — protein sequence MRTAYRVETVRRAERELMARVPEGALMQRAAAGLAAACADLLGRVYGRRVVLLVGSGDNGGDALYAGARLARRGAGVTAVLLAPERTHAAGLAALRRAGGHPVGPAGAEAVVRRADLVLDGIVGIGGKGGLRPDAASLAAIVAEARAAVVAVDLPSGVDADTGEVHGSAIRADLTVTFGTHKPGLLVDPAREYAGSVRLVDIGLGGELPAEPELAALQHADVAALLPVPGGESDKYRRGVVGIAAGSARYPGAAVLAVAGALRGGAGAVRYVGPAGDAVVARFPETLVSDRGPRQAGRVQAWVVGPGAGDDAKTVAEVLSADVPVLIDADGLRLADADAVRERTAPTLMTPHAGEAAALLGVAREEVEGARLRSVRELAARYRATVLLKGSTTLVADAGGAGLVRVNATGTAWLATAGSGDVLSGLAGSLLAAGLNALDAGSAGAYLHGLAGRFAADGAPVGAHDVAAAVAEAWRDVRG from the coding sequence ATGCGTACTGCCTACCGCGTTGAGACCGTCCGTCGTGCCGAGCGGGAGCTGATGGCCCGGGTTCCGGAAGGGGCCCTCATGCAGCGGGCCGCCGCCGGGCTCGCCGCCGCCTGCGCCGACCTGCTGGGGCGGGTGTACGGACGGCGGGTCGTGCTGCTGGTCGGCAGCGGCGACAACGGGGGCGACGCCCTGTACGCCGGCGCCCGGCTCGCCCGGCGCGGTGCGGGGGTGACCGCGGTGCTGCTCGCGCCCGAGCGCACTCACGCCGCGGGGCTGGCCGCCCTGCGGCGGGCGGGCGGGCACCCGGTCGGGCCGGCCGGCGCCGAAGCCGTCGTCCGGCGGGCCGACCTCGTGCTCGACGGCATCGTCGGGATCGGCGGGAAGGGCGGGCTGCGGCCGGACGCGGCCTCGCTCGCCGCGATCGTCGCCGAGGCCCGGGCCGCCGTCGTCGCCGTCGATCTGCCCAGCGGGGTCGACGCCGACACCGGTGAGGTGCACGGGAGCGCGATCCGCGCCGACCTCACCGTCACCTTCGGCACGCACAAGCCGGGGCTGCTCGTCGATCCGGCGCGGGAGTACGCCGGGTCGGTGCGGCTCGTCGACATCGGGCTCGGGGGCGAGTTGCCCGCCGAGCCCGAGCTGGCGGCCCTCCAGCATGCGGACGTGGCCGCTCTGTTGCCGGTGCCCGGCGGGGAGAGCGACAAGTACCGCCGGGGCGTCGTCGGGATCGCCGCCGGGTCCGCCCGGTATCCGGGGGCCGCCGTGCTGGCCGTCGCGGGCGCGCTGCGGGGCGGGGCGGGGGCGGTGCGGTACGTGGGACCGGCCGGGGACGCGGTCGTCGCGCGGTTTCCCGAGACGCTGGTGTCCGACCGGGGGCCCCGGCAGGCCGGGCGGGTACAGGCCTGGGTCGTCGGACCGGGCGCCGGGGACGACGCCAAGACGGTGGCGGAGGTGCTGTCCGCCGACGTGCCGGTGCTGATCGACGCCGATGGACTGCGCCTCGCGGACGCCGACGCGGTGCGGGAGCGGACCGCGCCCACGCTGATGACGCCGCACGCGGGGGAGGCGGCCGCGCTGCTCGGGGTGGCGCGGGAGGAGGTGGAGGGGGCCCGGCTGCGTTCCGTGCGGGAGCTGGCGGCCCGCTACCGGGCGACGGTGCTGCTGAAGGGGTCGACGACGTTGGTCGCGGACGCGGGTGGGGCCGGGCTGGTGCGGGTGAACGCGACGGGGACGGCGTGGCTGGCCACGGCCGGGAGCGGCGATGTGCTGTCCGGGCTGGCGGGGTCGTTGCTGGCGGCGGGGCTGAACGCGTTGGACGCGGGGAGTGCGGGGGCCTATCTGCACGGGCTGGCGGGGAGGTTCGCCGCGGACGGTGCGCCGGTGGGGGCGCATGACGTGGCCGCGGCGGTTGCGGAGGCGTGGCGTGACGTGCGGGGGTAG
- a CDS encoding L,D-transpeptidase family protein — MFSTRTVALLLAAAALLPLGTPARAAPPPSPPSWEVDTPDQALAPRVYAPTAAEDAVEPRDAVEGTYALVEYVPLDEVMTRVACSKRTGPYQRAVERWLKLPVDGKQSAADCKAIRAFQRQQRIEPAIGFAGPVTWARMQLIAARKNPNARKKCPVRTHRVACVDLDRQLTWVQKGTKVLFGPVPMRSGRVVHPTRKGWHTIYWRHKNHVSTLYNAPMPYAQFFDGGQAFHAVYGSIHTTIGSMGCVNLTVGDARRLWGVLKQGDRVYVWGHRPGT; from the coding sequence ATGTTCAGCACACGAACCGTGGCTCTGTTGCTCGCCGCCGCCGCGCTGCTTCCCCTGGGGACGCCCGCTCGGGCCGCTCCTCCTCCGTCGCCTCCGTCCTGGGAGGTCGACACGCCCGACCAGGCGCTCGCGCCGAGGGTGTACGCGCCCACCGCCGCCGAGGACGCCGTCGAGCCGCGCGACGCGGTGGAAGGGACGTACGCGCTGGTCGAGTACGTGCCGCTGGACGAGGTGATGACCCGGGTCGCCTGCAGCAAGCGGACCGGGCCGTACCAGCGGGCGGTCGAGCGGTGGCTCAAGCTGCCGGTCGACGGGAAGCAGTCCGCCGCCGACTGCAAGGCGATCCGGGCCTTTCAGCGGCAGCAGCGGATCGAGCCCGCGATCGGGTTCGCCGGGCCCGTCACCTGGGCGCGGATGCAGCTCATCGCGGCGCGGAAGAACCCCAACGCCCGGAAGAAGTGCCCGGTGCGGACCCACCGGGTCGCCTGCGTCGATCTGGACCGGCAGCTGACCTGGGTGCAGAAGGGGACGAAGGTCCTCTTCGGGCCCGTGCCGATGCGCAGCGGGCGGGTCGTGCACCCGACCCGCAAGGGGTGGCACACCATCTACTGGCGGCACAAGAACCATGTCTCCACGCTCTACAACGCCCCGATGCCCTATGCGCAGTTCTTCGACGGCGGCCAGGCCTTCCACGCCGTCTACGGCAGCATCCACACCACCATCGGTTCCATGGGCTGCGTCAATCTCACGGTCGGTGACGCGCGCAGGCTGTGGGGCGTGCTGAAGCAGGGCGACCGGGTCTACGTCTGGGGGCACCGGCCCGGTACCTAG
- the alr gene encoding alanine racemase, translating to MSETAEPPATPSRARAEIDLAALRANVRTLRAKAPGAEFMAVVKADGYGHGAVPCARAAVEAGARWVGTATPEEALALRAAGGLPADVRIMCWLWTPGGPWREAVEAGIDVSVSALWALREAVEGARAAGRAARVQLKADTGLGRNGCQPADWPELVGEALRAEGEGLLRVTGLWSHFACADEPGHPSIALQLDRFHEMVAYAERQGVRPEVRHIANSPAALTLPETHFDLVRPGIAMYGLSPSPELGSAADFGLRPVMTLAASLALVKHVPGGHGVSYGHHYVTPGETTLGLVPLGYADGVPRHASGSGPVLVAGKWRTAAGRIAMDQFVVDLGGDEPGPGAEAVLFGPGDRGEPTAQDWAQAAGTIGYEIVTRIGARVPRVYVNE from the coding sequence ATGAGTGAGACTGCCGAGCCGCCCGCCACCCCCTCGCGCGCGCGTGCCGAGATCGACCTGGCCGCGCTGCGGGCCAACGTGCGTACGCTGCGCGCCAAAGCGCCCGGCGCGGAGTTCATGGCCGTGGTGAAGGCCGACGGCTACGGGCACGGGGCCGTCCCCTGTGCGCGTGCCGCGGTCGAGGCCGGCGCCCGCTGGGTGGGCACCGCGACGCCCGAGGAGGCGCTGGCGCTGCGCGCGGCGGGCGGGCTGCCGGCGGACGTCAGGATCATGTGCTGGCTGTGGACGCCGGGCGGGCCCTGGCGGGAGGCGGTCGAGGCCGGCATCGACGTGTCGGTGAGCGCACTCTGGGCGCTGCGGGAGGCCGTCGAGGGGGCACGGGCCGCCGGGCGGGCCGCCCGCGTGCAGCTCAAGGCCGACACCGGGCTCGGGCGCAACGGCTGCCAGCCCGCCGACTGGCCCGAGCTGGTGGGCGAGGCGCTGCGGGCCGAGGGCGAGGGGCTGCTCCGGGTCACCGGGCTGTGGTCGCACTTCGCCTGCGCCGACGAGCCCGGGCATCCCTCCATCGCCCTCCAGCTCGACCGCTTCCACGAGATGGTGGCGTACGCCGAGCGGCAGGGCGTGCGGCCCGAGGTGCGGCACATCGCCAACTCCCCGGCCGCGCTCACACTCCCTGAGACCCACTTCGACCTGGTCCGCCCGGGCATCGCGATGTACGGCCTGTCGCCCAGCCCCGAGCTGGGGTCCGCGGCCGACTTCGGGCTGCGCCCGGTGATGACCCTCGCGGCCTCGCTGGCCCTGGTGAAGCACGTCCCGGGCGGCCACGGCGTGAGCTACGGCCACCACTACGTGACCCCGGGCGAGACGACCCTGGGGCTGGTGCCCCTCGGCTATGCGGACGGCGTTCCCCGGCACGCCTCCGGCAGCGGACCGGTGCTGGTCGCCGGCAAGTGGCGTACGGCGGCCGGACGGATCGCCATGGACCAGTTCGTCGTCGACCTCGGCGGCGACGAGCCCGGCCCGGGCGCGGAAGCGGTCCTCTTCGGACCCGGCGACCGCGGTGAGCCCACGGCACAGGACTGGGCCCAGGCGGCCGGAACCATCGGGTACGAGATCGTCACGCGCATCGGTGCGCGCGTTCCTCGCGTCTATGTGAATGAGTGA
- a CDS encoding alpha/beta fold hydrolase, translated as MSESSAEAVAGAASAVVAASAAGAAGGWRRATGVAGAAIGVIAAGAAAGVALERMTVGRGMRAKARLALDSTGPYGALRGTPDKAYADDGTELYYEVDDVEPQGGPANRRRRLFGRRAPLPVTVVFSHGYCLNQDSWHFQRAALRGVVRTVYWDQRSHGRSGRGNAQIRNGEPLTIDQLGRDLRAVIDAAVPEGPIVLVGHSMGGMTVMALAALYPELIRERVVATAFVGTSSGRLGEVNFGLPVAGVNAVRRVLPGVLKALGQQAALVEKGRRATADLFAGIIKRYSFASRDVDPAVARFAERMIEGTPIDVVAEFYPAFTDHDKTEALACFTDMPVLVLAGIGDLVTPSEHSEAIADALPGAELVLVPDAGHLVMLEHPEVVTDRLADLLARTGAIPNPATVNGCDSASS; from the coding sequence GTGAGCGAGAGCAGCGCTGAGGCGGTGGCGGGCGCCGCCTCGGCGGTCGTCGCCGCATCCGCCGCGGGGGCGGCCGGAGGGTGGCGCCGGGCGACCGGCGTCGCCGGCGCCGCGATAGGCGTGATCGCCGCGGGCGCCGCGGCGGGTGTCGCCCTGGAGCGGATGACCGTGGGGCGCGGCATGCGGGCGAAGGCCCGGCTCGCCCTCGACTCGACGGGACCGTACGGCGCGCTGCGCGGCACCCCCGACAAGGCGTACGCCGACGACGGCACCGAGCTGTACTACGAGGTCGACGACGTCGAGCCGCAGGGCGGACCTGCGAACCGGCGGCGCAGGCTCTTCGGGCGCAGGGCCCCGCTCCCCGTCACGGTCGTATTCAGCCACGGCTACTGCCTCAACCAGGACTCCTGGCACTTCCAGCGGGCGGCCCTGCGAGGTGTCGTACGGACCGTGTACTGGGACCAGCGCAGTCACGGCCGGTCCGGGCGCGGCAACGCCCAGATACGAAACGGCGAGCCGCTCACCATCGATCAGCTGGGGCGCGATCTGAGGGCGGTGATCGACGCGGCCGTGCCGGAGGGGCCGATCGTGCTCGTCGGACACTCCATGGGCGGGATGACGGTGATGGCCCTGGCCGCGCTGTACCCCGAGCTGATCCGTGAGCGGGTCGTCGCCACCGCCTTCGTCGGTACCTCGTCGGGGCGGCTCGGCGAAGTCAACTTCGGGCTGCCGGTCGCGGGAGTGAACGCGGTGCGGCGGGTGCTGCCGGGGGTGCTGAAGGCACTGGGACAGCAGGCGGCCCTGGTGGAGAAGGGGCGGCGGGCCACCGCCGATCTGTTCGCCGGGATCATCAAGCGGTACTCGTTCGCGTCGCGGGACGTGGATCCGGCGGTGGCGCGGTTCGCCGAGCGGATGATCGAGGGAACGCCGATCGACGTGGTCGCCGAGTTCTACCCGGCGTTCACGGATCACGACAAGACCGAGGCGCTGGCCTGTTTCACCGACATGCCGGTGCTGGTGCTCGCCGGGATCGGGGACCTGGTCACACCGAGCGAGCACAGTGAGGCGATCGCGGACGCCCTGCCGGGCGCGGAACTGGTCCTGGTGCCGGATGCGGGGCACCTCGTCATGCTGGAGCACCCGGAAGTGGTCACCGACCGCCTCGCCGATCTGCTCGCCCGCACAGGGGCGATACCGAACCCGGCTACCGTGAACGGCTGTGACTCCGCCTCCTCCTGA
- the tsaE gene encoding tRNA (adenosine(37)-N6)-threonylcarbamoyltransferase complex ATPase subunit type 1 TsaE has protein sequence MEENTASRRSVQLRIDSPEQMGELGRRLAGLLRAGDLVMLSGELGAGKTTLTRGLGAGLGVRGAVTSPTFVIARVHPSLGDGPPLVHVDAYRLGGGLDEMEDLDLDVSLPASVIVVEWGEGKVEELTDDRLQVLIHRAVGDTTDEVRHVTVTGLGDRWTSADLGVLSVLSG, from the coding sequence ATGGAAGAGAACACGGCATCACGCCGGTCCGTCCAGCTGCGCATCGACTCCCCCGAACAGATGGGTGAGCTGGGCCGCCGGCTCGCCGGGCTGTTGCGGGCGGGTGATCTGGTGATGCTCAGCGGAGAACTCGGCGCGGGCAAGACGACGCTCACCCGCGGGCTCGGCGCCGGGCTCGGCGTCCGCGGCGCCGTCACCTCGCCGACGTTCGTGATCGCCCGTGTGCACCCCTCGCTCGGGGACGGTCCACCGCTCGTCCACGTCGACGCGTACCGCCTGGGCGGCGGGCTCGACGAGATGGAGGACCTCGACCTCGACGTGTCGCTGCCCGCGTCGGTGATCGTCGTGGAATGGGGCGAGGGCAAGGTCGAGGAGCTGACCGACGACCGGCTCCAGGTCCTCATCCACCGGGCCGTCGGCGACACCACCGACGAGGTGCGGCACGTCACGGTGACGGGGCTCGGCGATCGCTGGACCTCGGCGGACCTCGGCGTGCTGTCGGTCCTGTCCGGCTGA
- the tsaB gene encoding tRNA (adenosine(37)-N6)-threonylcarbamoyltransferase complex dimerization subunit type 1 TsaB, translating into MLLLALDTATPAVTVALHDGTDVIASSSQVDARRHGELLLPAVDRLLAGAGRGLDAVTGIVVGIGPGPYTGLRVGLMTADTFGLALGVPVHGLCTLDGLAYASDLRGPFVVATDARRKEVYWARYADSRTRVSDPAVDRPADIADAVAGLPSVGAGALLYPDTFPEAHEPEHVSAAALASLAAERLARGEELPAPRPLYLRRPDAQVPKNYKVVTPK; encoded by the coding sequence GTGCTCTTGCTCGCTCTGGATACCGCCACCCCCGCCGTCACCGTCGCGCTGCACGACGGCACGGACGTCATCGCCTCCTCGAGTCAGGTCGACGCGCGCCGCCACGGCGAGTTGCTGCTGCCGGCCGTCGACCGGCTGCTCGCCGGGGCCGGGCGCGGTCTCGACGCCGTCACCGGGATCGTCGTCGGCATCGGCCCCGGCCCCTACACCGGGCTGAGAGTCGGCCTGATGACCGCCGACACCTTCGGGCTCGCGCTCGGCGTCCCGGTACACGGCCTGTGCACGCTCGACGGCCTGGCCTACGCGTCCGACCTGCGGGGCCCCTTCGTCGTGGCGACCGACGCCCGCCGCAAGGAGGTCTACTGGGCCCGCTACGCCGACTCCCGGACCCGGGTCTCGGACCCCGCGGTGGACCGGCCCGCCGACATCGCCGACGCGGTGGCCGGGCTGCCGTCCGTCGGCGCGGGCGCGCTGCTGTACCCGGACACCTTCCCCGAGGCGCACGAGCCGGAGCACGTCTCCGCCGCCGCCCTCGCCTCGCTCGCCGCCGAGCGGCTCGCCCGCGGCGAGGAACTGCCGGCCCCGCGCCCGCTGTACCTGCGCCGACCGGACGCCCAGGTGCCGAAGAACTACAAGGTGGTCACCCCCAAGTGA
- a CDS encoding GNAT family N-acetyltransferase encodes MRWWDIEPVLELEKDLFPEDAWSRGMFWSDLAHARGPDATRRYLVAVDTTPDGERIVGYAGLAAAGTGSDSGFAAVADVQTIAVARGHWGTGLGGRLLTELLRAATAFECAEVMLECRIDNVRAQKLYERFGFEAIGFRRGYYQPGNVDALVMRLTDPSTSVPTPVQGTQETENNG; translated from the coding sequence ATGCGCTGGTGGGACATCGAACCCGTGCTGGAGCTGGAGAAGGACCTCTTCCCTGAGGACGCCTGGTCACGGGGCATGTTCTGGTCCGACCTGGCCCATGCGCGCGGCCCCGACGCGACCCGGCGGTATCTCGTCGCGGTCGACACCACGCCCGACGGCGAGCGGATCGTCGGGTACGCGGGCCTGGCCGCGGCCGGCACGGGGTCCGACAGCGGCTTCGCCGCGGTCGCCGACGTCCAGACCATCGCCGTGGCCCGCGGTCACTGGGGCACCGGGCTCGGCGGCCGCCTGCTGACGGAGCTGCTGCGCGCGGCGACCGCCTTCGAGTGCGCCGAGGTCATGCTGGAGTGCCGCATCGACAACGTGCGCGCCCAGAAGCTCTACGAACGCTTCGGCTTCGAGGCCATCGGCTTCCGGCGCGGCTACTACCAGCCGGGGAACGTGGACGCCCTGGTGATGCGGCTGACCGATCCATCGACATCAGTACCGACCCCGGTACAAGGGACACAGGAAACCGAGAACAATGGCTGA
- the tsaD gene encoding tRNA (adenosine(37)-N6)-threonylcarbamoyltransferase complex transferase subunit TsaD, producing MADEPLVLGIETSCDETGVGVVRGTTLLADAIASSVDEHARFGGVVPEVASRAHLEAMVPTIERALKEAGVSPRDLDGIAVTAGPGLAGALLVGVSAAKAYAYALGKPLYGVNHLASHICVDQLEHGALPEPTMALLVSGGHSSLLLSTDITSDVRPMGATIDDAAGEAFDKIARVLNLGFPGGPVIDRYAREGDPSAIAFPRGLTGPRDPVYDFSFSGLKTAVARWIEAKRAAGEEVPVRDVAASFQEAVVDVLTRKAVRACRDEGVDHLMIGGGVAANTRLRALAQERCEAAGIRLRVPRPKLCTDNGAMVAALGAEMVARGRAASGWDLSADSSLPVTEPHVPGRPHDHDHVHEVGEGNLYS from the coding sequence ATGGCTGACGAACCCCTGGTTCTGGGGATCGAGACCTCCTGCGACGAGACCGGCGTCGGCGTCGTGCGCGGCACGACCCTGCTGGCGGACGCGATCGCCTCCAGCGTCGACGAGCACGCCCGCTTCGGCGGGGTCGTGCCGGAAGTGGCGTCGCGGGCCCACCTCGAGGCGATGGTCCCGACCATCGAGCGGGCGCTGAAGGAAGCGGGGGTGAGCCCCAGGGACCTCGACGGCATCGCGGTCACCGCCGGTCCCGGTCTCGCCGGCGCCCTGCTGGTCGGCGTCTCCGCGGCGAAGGCGTACGCGTACGCCCTCGGCAAGCCCCTCTACGGCGTGAACCACCTCGCCTCCCACATCTGCGTGGACCAGCTGGAGCACGGCGCGCTGCCCGAGCCGACGATGGCGCTGCTGGTGTCCGGCGGCCACTCGTCCCTGCTGCTGTCCACCGACATCACCTCCGACGTCCGTCCGATGGGCGCGACCATCGACGACGCGGCGGGCGAGGCCTTCGACAAGATCGCCCGGGTGCTGAACCTGGGCTTCCCGGGCGGCCCGGTCATCGACCGCTACGCGCGCGAGGGCGACCCGTCGGCGATCGCGTTCCCACGCGGCCTGACCGGCCCGCGCGACCCGGTGTACGACTTCTCCTTCTCCGGGCTGAAGACGGCGGTCGCCCGCTGGATCGAGGCCAAGCGGGCGGCGGGCGAGGAGGTGCCGGTCCGGGACGTGGCGGCCTCCTTCCAGGAGGCGGTCGTGGACGTCCTGACCCGTAAGGCCGTACGGGCGTGCCGCGACGAGGGCGTCGACCACCTGATGATCGGCGGCGGCGTGGCCGCGAACACCCGGTTGCGGGCCCTGGCCCAGGAGCGTTGCGAGGCGGCCGGTATCCGGCTGCGCGTCCCGCGCCCCAAACTGTGCACGGACAACGGCGCGATGGTGGCCGCCCTGGGCGCGGAGATGGTGGCCCGGGGGCGCGCCGCGTCCGGCTGGGACCTGTCGGCGGACTCCTCGCTGCCGGTGACCGAGCCGCATGTGCCGGGCCGGCCGCACGACCACGACCACGTGCACGAGGTCGGCGAGGGCAACCTCTACTCATGA